The nucleotide sequence CAATATGGCCTCCGTCCTGGGAGCGAGCAGAGAACAGCACGTGCAGGCAGCCTCCAGAGCCGGCGGCCCCGCGGACGACAACCTCTTCCACCGTTCCTATGCCTATGGCACTGCCCCGGCGTCCGAATCTACTCGCGCTTTTCCCAGGAATAAGCAATGACTGGCAAGCaagcagagggcaggggcagagagagacagacggacgtggagagagacagcaagagatggagggggcgggaggggcgggacagggaaaggggggaaggacagacggacagagagaaacaaagtcGACAGTGAGGCCGGGGGTTGACAGAGAGGCACGGCCAGGAAGGGGCGGCACAGCGGACGGAGGAGAGAAGTTGGTCAACGGACGGTGACAGGGACAGACACAGGTGGGGGAGCATACGCGAGGTCACGGAGAGAAACACAGACAGACAGAGCCAGGAAGAACAGGGAGGCGGGAAGgagaaagcagggagagaagagggcgggccggggtgggaggagggaagagacagGTGTCGGTGGGGGCgggcagcagggggagagagggaaggtagAGCAGGGAAAATGCAGatgcagaaggaaaaggaataacagcagaagagagaggtgtacaaaaacaaaaacagaaatgggtCTGGTTACTGCCACGGCAGGTGCTGCTGGCCTGGCCCGGCCCCGGGGCCCCTCGACAGCACCCACAGGAGGCTGGGCCACTcggtgggaagggagggggtgggcctGCTTCTCCAGTGACAGTGGGCTTGGTGACTGCAGGCCAGCAGAGGCCCCGCCTTGTTCCCCAGACCAGGCCAGACCATGGGGCAGGggtgactggggggggggggggaacctccTGCCCTGTGACACAGCCTCACGGCActgagcacagggcttggcatgCAGCATGTAGTCAATGAAGGACAGAAGGATGGTGGGACAGTTGGATGGAAGACGGATggcggggtggggagaagcagagtggCGGGTGCAGTGCCAGGGTGGACACTGGGCGGCGGAAAGCAGATGGGCCCACAGCTGAAGGCCTCATCTGCCCTGTGTGCCCAGCAcacgccacccccccccccccggtcttAGCGGCAGAATCCCAGAGGCTGGCAGACAGGAAGTAATCACACAGTAGGTATGCACTCAGGAGATGCTCACACAGAAGCCCCGTTCCTGACACACAATAGGCAGCCACAACCACAGAGGCCccgacacacagtaggtgctcacaCAGCAGCCTAGGGCCAGGCCCACAGAAGAAGGGGCTCACAGAGAACACGCTCACACCACAGCTTGCTTCCTGACACACAGTGAAGATTCACCAGGGTCCAGGGCTTAGCACATACATGCACTCAGTCAGGAATCCATCTCCTGACACATGGTAGGTTCTCGcacaagagcccagggctgggcatACAGTGGATACTTACAGAGCTGATGCCCACACAGCAGCCCAGGACCTGACACCCAGTGGGTGCTCACAGAAACTCGGGGTCAGGCCCACGGTAGATGCTCACACAGTACACGTCCACACAGCAACTGGGTCCTGACCCAGCAGGTGCTCGCATAGCAGCCCGAgtcctgacacacagtaggcgcCCACCAGCATCTCAGGGCCAGGCACACAGCAGGCGCTCACACAGAAACCCAGGTCCTGACACACAGTGCGTGCCTGcagcctgacacacagtagatgctccCAGCAACTCAAGGCTTGACAGTAGGTGCCCACAAAGCAGCCCAATTCCCAGCACATGATAGACATTATGTGTTCAATAAGGAATGTCAAATGGAGGCAGCCCCAGAGCTGACCCGCAGAAAGTCACCCGAATAAGGGACCAGAAAGAGGGACGGGCTGAGGAGCTGGAAGGGGGCTGCAGGCTCTCAGCACCCCACCCACTGTCGTGGCCTGGACATTGGACCCCCAGGGAGAACAGTGGCTAGATTGAGTCTAGAACCCAGGATGGGCACTCAGACGGCAGGGCAATGGGAGGGGGGCAGGCCTCGGAGGTGGGGGAGAGCCGAGGCCTGCTTGCGGGGGGGCACTCACTATTCCAGTGGCCTTGGCCAGGTCGGGGTTGTTGGGGGCAAAGCTGCCGCTGTGGCTGGTGGACACGGTATTGGGCTTCTTGTTGCTTAGTCCCATGGCGTCCATGGACTGGCTGCGGCTCCGGATGACCCGCTGTgaaggtggggtgggagtggaggaggCAAAGACTTTATGAGGTCCCCCTCCCCCGGGGAAACCCAGGAGCCCAGGCATCTGGTCCCTCCCCACCAATGCCACTCTCAGTAACCCCAGGAAGTCCCTGCCTGCGAGGCCACAGGAGGGGCAAGTCCACATGGTACCTAAGGGTAGTTTGGGCCTTGGCTCTGCCACCAACTTGCTGGGTGATGCTGGACAAGCTACcgcacctctctgggcctcctagGACTCTCAGGTGGCTGTTGTAAGGATTGCAGAAGATGCTGGGGCATGACCCAGAGCACGCACAGAGagccctccagaaacctcagtttcttgATCTTAGGATCCTGTAGGgctttctctcctgctttcttctctttcctccctctcgccttttcttccttgcttttctaGGCCAATCTGTACTGAACATTTCCTATGGGGCCAGGTACTTCATGTTCACTCGTTCAATCCACCCTACGAGGTGGGCActattatcatgcccattttacacaTACGAGACAAGCCTGGAACCCATATACCAAATCACGTGCCCTTAACTGTGGGCTCTGCTGCCTCGGAGAAATTCTTTGACTTAATCCAGGTCTACGGTCCAGCACCTACCAGAGATGTGGGGCCACTGAACCCCCACTCCCCTCAAGGCACCCCAGACCCATgttcattcccccccccccgattCCCTGTCTCCAGTGGGCAGAGGCAGGGCTCTCCTCAGGCCCCTTTCTCAAAGACGATCTGTTCACCTAAGTCCAGGGCAGGCCCCGGCAGCTGGGCCAATCCCCTTACGCAAACCCACTACAAACCCACATCTCCAGTGTTGCTGCCTGCCCTGGGGTGAGGGTGAGGCCCAGACAGCCTGGCAGGGCCCCTGGAGGATGGGCAGTTCCCCTCCTGTGGGAAGAGGAGAAGGTGGCAAGGAAGCCACGGCCTGGGGACCTGCAGCTTAGGGGAGTCCAGGACCTGTGCGGCAAAGAGGAactccccctcctctgcctcttaCTTTGGACAGCAACTGCTGAGGTAGATGGGCagggttttttattttgcttttgaactTATATTGCACTAATCGAACTCCTTTACAAATAATTCTCAACAGTTGTAGGAGGTAAACTGCCATTGCCCTACCCagtagataaagaaactgaggctcaggggtgcttggctggctcagtgggaagagcatgcgACTTCTGATCACgggccatgagtttgagccccaagttgagtgtagagattatttaaataaataaaacttaaaaaaaaaaaaagaaagaaagaaactgaggctcagagcatgctaaagctggtaagtggcagaactgggatttgaacccagggcgTCACTAAACCAGACAGCCAGGTCACAGGGTCACACAGGCCAGGTCCCTCTCCTATGGCCACTCAATTCACATACCGCACCTCagacttctgtttctttccctctgaGGACAGAAACCTCCTCTCTTTTCTGCCTGCTTACCTGGTAGCCACCACCAGAGGAACCTGGTTGCCACCTAGAATGCTCCAACCTTCGCAGAACCCCGATGTAGACTCCACCCCCAAGCCCAGGCCCCGCCTCCAACCATTAACTCCTCCCAAGTCAGAGCCCCACCCTAAAGCCTAGGTCCTCCCTGAGGCTCGCCATCATCCAGACTCTACTTCAGATACTTGCCACCCAGCTCCTAGCTCATCTCACGCCTGTTTATTAACCCCGCCCCTGACTCCACCCCTAGCTCCGCCCCCACTCGACTCCCCCCCATGAGAGCCCGCCTCCGGCCACACCCCCAAGCCTTGCCCATAACCCCCCCCCTAGTCCACCCCAGACAGGCCCCGGCCCCTCCGCCCCAGGTAGACCCCGGCTCTTCACCTTAAAAGACTCGAAGaagccgccgccaccgccgccatTCTCCATCTTGTCCTCGTCACCGCCCAGGCCCATCATGGACTGACTGTGGATGTGCAGTTCCTCATAGAGCGTCTCCAAGAGGGCGGCCCGTGTCCGCTCCTGTGGGCCAGGGGGAGGCCATCAGGAGAGAGCCCGGTGATGGGCCCTTCGTTCCACAATTAGAATCCGGGCCACCTTCTCTGAGTGAGTAGGGAGTGGGCCTGGGCCCCGGGAGCCTACGCTGGCTTCCCCTGGGCTCCTCCGCAGCTCCAGCAGCCCCCAGGGTTCCTCCTGTCCCGATCACCAGGtatccccctcccccacgctgTCCTCTGTGCCAGCCTGCCCACCTGCGGGCGCCTCCTGGGACATTCCTCACATATTCCTGGAAATGCCCTACTTCCCCTCCCCTGACCCTAGCCCTGCTCACACGTAAatccgcccccaccccagacagTTCTCCCTCAGGCCAAAGTCTGAACATGGCATTTCCCTCCCCAAGGGCAGGGCTGAAATCCTAGGTTGCGGGGAGGGGTTCAGCCCAACAGCCCATCCTCACCTCCAGTTTGGCAAACTTCTCTGCCTTGTAGCAGGCATATTCCGCATTGATCAGCTTTGTCAGCAAAAATTCCTGGAACTCAGGCCCCTGGGAGCCCCCAGtgtggagaggagaaaggggctCAGATGAACACAGAGGCAAGGGGCTGAGCCCCAGTGACTCAGGGGCTGGAGTCCCTGAGCCGTGccctgctggggccctggggtcGTCCTCTTCACTCCCAGAAGGGTGCCTCCTTGGCCTCTCAGCTCCCAGCCTAGGTACCTGTGAGGGCCCCCGTGCCCTTCATGGTTGCCCACCCCTCAGGAGAGCAAACGTCACAGATGTAAGGGGCTGGCTGGGGTCTCCTACTGCCTCGGTCTGGGGAGAAGTGAGGGGTCCGAAGCCAAGGCTCAAAGTGTGGCTTCTGACAGGTGACAGAAACGTGTGCCCCTTTCCAAACATTTTAGGAGAAAGAAGACTGTAATTGTCAAAAGATAATAGCAGTTAGGAAAGGCCACAGAGTCTGCTATGAGAAAGCTAAAACAATGGCGCGGTTTGTTCCGCGACTTTCTAAGTAAAGATCACAGTTTTTATCAATTTGGACTAAAAGCCAGGCCCCAGTTACGTGGTCAGGGGAGCCCAGCTgccctggcacacagtggggctTTAGGACTTCTTACGGCAGAATGTGTGcccccctcagcccccacccatTTCGTCCTGCTCTGTCCATGGCTGGGGGCTGCCCCCTCACCTTCCTGAACACAGCGGGGTCCGGGAGGGGGGGCCCGAAGAAGGGCACGTCGTCTCTAGCAGTGACAGAGACCTGGAAGGGAGAGCAGCATTTCCTCTGGagtccccaccccagccagagAGCCCTAATTCATCCCAGGCCTGCCCCTTGCTGGGGAAGGTTCCATAACTGCTGACTGGGTGAGTGAACCCCAGGATTTCAGCTCCTCCATCCTTGGTCCTGAATTTGAGTGGTGAGAAGAGGTGGAGGATCTCAGGGGTCATGGAGCATAGTGAAGGGCAAGGAAGCTAAAGGATGGAGGAGGGTAACCAGCTCCATTGAGGGGGATAatctgggggagggcagagaaggcagGATGGGAATGCTCCATCCACAGAGCAGGAGGGGGACTCAGGGTCCTCTGGACAGTCCCCTTATCTACAGGTgggaaaaccgaggctcagagacgtCGCATAGTGACTCAGGgcggggcagggcctggggttgCGGCTGATACCCCTGGGAGGCTCCATGATCACCCACCTTGTAGAGCGGGCCATCAGGCCCCCCGCCCTCGGCCTGCACCACCACATAGGCATGCAGGAAGTTGGATGCGATCATGTCAGGCACAAAGGGTGTGTTCTCGTCCTGGAAGACTACAGCGACAATGTCGTTCCCGATGTGCCGCTTTCGCTGCAACTGAGCACAGGGGCCACAGGCCTTCACCACCTGGCCAGAGAGGGGCTCGCTGGGTGCAGGGGAGGGTGCCCGCAAGACGGTGGGAGGGTTTGGGGTAGGCAGAGGGCACGTCTAAGGATTTGCTTCCACCCCCAAGAAATGTCAGGAGAAACTTGTCTTCAAATTATTTTCGTTTTCTTGAAATCCTgtggcagatgaggaaatggaggccaaGAGAGAAGAGACTTGCAAGGCCCTGCTGTGAGTtagaggatttgaacccagggctcCTGGGCCCCAGGCTCTACCTCTCAGCCCTCCTTCTGTCTCAATTCCCCAAACACAGCCCCTCGTGAACAGAGAGGTTCCACTGAGCATATACATTCATGTTGCTGAGATAAACAGAGGATCCTCTTAGGAGAAACTTAAAGGACACTAAacacaaatatttccatttttctcacaCTACCCTTTTATtcccccagggctggggggcacGGGGTCAAATGGACAGCCCTTCAGGAAGCTTGGGATAGGTGACAAATTTCGGAGTTCAGCCCCCAGAATATGCCCTGCACTTTCTCGCCTCCAGGCCTCTGCAGAAGGTGGAAGCCATTTTCTCCACCTGGAatattccctctccttctcccagctCCTTTGTGGCCTAGAAATCACTTTATCTTAAAAGCTTTTCTTGACTCCTACCTCTGCCAAGTTTAAGTGCCCCCATGTGACCCCACAATGCCTCTCCCTGTAAAAACACTAACtcccatttattgagctcttgtTATGTACCAGATACTGTTCTAGCCACTCAGTATGCATTCCCGCATGTACGCTCACCTATGAGGTCAGTGCCATTATCATCCCCATTGCATGGATGTGGAAACAGGCTTTCCCGACACTATAGCAGCATGTCACCCTGCCCTCACTAGAGCCCACAAGTGGGGGGAATGGATCGTTGCCATGTCTATATCCCAGGGCCCCTTGAACCTGGTGTGGTGAACACTGAACGGACAGGTAGATGGGGGGACGGAGGACAGGTGGGAAGCAGGTGGGTGGGTGCCCAGGCTACCTGCTGGGCGTCCCCTTCTGTGTAGGGCAGCTTGGTGGACACGTGAAACATGATCTCCTTGTTGCGGAAGTTGCAGTACACAGACTCGGTCCCCGTCTGCCCGTGGGTCACGTCCAGGCCTCCTCGGAACCTGCCCCGGGCCCCCCAGGCCACGGCTCAgtctccagccccagccaggcctCCATGGGGCCAGGACaggggctccctccctgcccgaGGGCACGGGTCCAATTAAGCGATGCTTTTCCCACCTAATGCTCACCCTTTAAAGTCCTGCAGTTTGACCTTCTGGCCCAGAAATTCGAGAAACTCCACGAAGGCTGGGCTTTCCTCATTGGTGCTGAAGAGCTCTTCCTCGGAGGTCTGGGGACACAAGGAGGGCAGAGGTCACCGAGCTGGCGCCCCGGAgcagccgccccccaccccccactcacatCCAGAGCAGGCTGGGAGGAGGACCTCCGGGCACCAGCCCACCAAGCTCCTGGGAAGCACAGTCCCTGGGCAGGTGCCCTCACTGGCAAAAGTCTGAGGCCCCAGATTCATGGCCAggcgggtgggggaggtgggaagaggtgAGCGCACCTGTCCCAGCTTCTGATATATGACTCCAAACTTGAAGTTATTGCTGATAACATGCTCGTCAAAGGTGACGATGAGGCGGGAAGCCTGGGGGAGAGGACCAGGGATGAAATGGGCCGCTTTCACAAGCCGCTGTTTATTGCTCTGACTCCGTGCTAAGCTCCGTACCGGGTACTCTACCCGTGtcctctcatttcatcttcacaacaaGCCCGTGAGGGAGACACTGctgctgtccccattttacaaatgaagaaaccaaggttcagagagcttaagtaacttgtGACTTGCCTCAGGTCACCTGCCCgcgagtggcagagctgggacttgaactcacgaccaaAGCTGAAGCTCACTGCCCTTGAGTCTTGCCCACAGGCCCTCATCTGAGTCCACTCTGTAATACCCAACTTGTTCCTTGGCTCCTCTGTAAACCCACAGCATCATTCTTGAATGAGTCAAGTCCCACCAACTTGCTGTGGCGCCTGGAGGCATTCCCCTTACCTTGGGCCTCAGTTGCCTCTTTTGTACCTGAGAGGTAACATCTGATTTCGGAGGCCCCTTCCTTTGGGGGACCCTTCCTGGACCACAGCATCCCCTTGTTCCAGGACTCAGTCAGAGCCACGAGGGCTGACATGTCTTCCAGGAAGCACCCCTGACTCACTCAAGACAAGCCCCGCTGCTTTTCCCCACAAGGCCACAGGGCGTCAAAGCCATCGCCGGAGCTGGGAGCACAGCCGCTGTCTGGGGGGCGGCATTTGTGGAGGCAggcccctgcttgttccctcgcCCCATGTCCCCTCGGGCCAGAAGGCAAGGCCAAGTGGAGTCCCCTGGCTCAGGAGCACTGAGTGCCCTTGGGAGGGTCCCCAAATGGCATTGAGAGTTCCCGGAAGCAAGGCCTGCCTCCAAGGCGGACGACACTACAGGCAAAGGCGGAACTCCTTCATCTGCTGTGTGTCGCCAGATAAGGCACAGGGCCATTTTGgccctctgcttcctcttctgcaAAAGTAGACTTTGCACAGTtgttgtgtggattaaatgagagaacttGGGGGGAATACCCTGTGCACAACAGGTGCCCCATAAATGCTCAGTTCCCCAGTTAGCCACCCAGCCCAGGGTGCGGGGCCCAGATGCAGCCATACCTTGGGGTAGAGCACAGGGTAAAATCGATCCACATTCACATCTTCACACACCagctgcagggagaagggaggggctgaggggagggccTCTGGGCCTCTGGGCCTCCCCGGTCATCCTCTGGGGACGATAGCAGCGGAAAGGAGAGGGAGCCGCTGAGTCTGCAGCAGGACTGGGGGCTCACTGCTGCTTAGGAGGTGGTGAAGAGAACTGGGGTCCCCTTATCCGAAGGTGCTCTAAAGTGACCGAAAAGCACACGGGCCGGGGACAGGAGCCCAGAACACACAGCTGCATGCCAGTGTCATGGGACACAGGAGAGGTGGGACCTCAGAGGCAGGGCTGCAGCAGGCAGGGCTAGGACCTGGGGCTCAGGGGGACAGTGTGCACAGGCAAAGCTGCACCCGGCTGTGTGCCCACCTGGGGTGCCCAAACAGGCCTCACCTTTGCCATCTGGACCACATTGGGGAACTCAGTGAGGCAGGAGATGGGGATGACATCATGGTGTGTCCGGCACTTGGTCCTGGGAGGAGAAAGGTCACGCTGAGGGGCTaggcagcgggagagagagatggaagccCCTCCGCACAAAGTAAGCCCAGAGGGGACACatcccagggagagggaggaccAGAGGTGGTAATGGGGCCAGGCCTGGCTTGGGGCAAACTCACTGAGCAACTCAGGCAAATCCCTGCCCTCACTGGGCCTCGATGAGAAGAGTGGGTACAATGAGCTGGGCTTTTAGACTGTTAAGACCTCAGCCCTCCCTACTGTCGCAGGGTCCCCTCAGCCCCCCTCACCTGAGCAGCAGCCGGAGGTGTTCCTGGTCCCCGATGACATCATACTTGAGTGAGAAGACAAGGTGGCCCAGGGCAGTGTCCAGTGAGTAGTAATTGAAATGCTCCTGTGGTGGGAGGCGGGGGCCCGGAGAGAGGGCGGAGCTGAGCGTGGGGCTTCCAGAAACCAGACCAGAAAGCCAACTCACTCCCAGATGGGGGTCCTTCACCAAGCAGCAGGTGCCATGGCTAATGGCAAACTCTGCATCAGATAGACCTGcattcaaatccctgctctgccacttgcCAGCTGGGTAGCCtcacctctctgcctcagtttcctactctgtaaaatgggaggctAACTACCTTGTGGGATGGTGGCAGGGACTGAAGGACATAAACAGCCTAGCAGAGAGTAGGTGTTCAGTGAATGTTTGTCCTCATCAAAGACAGGACCACACTTGTACCCGCATACCTATCTCCCAGACCCTGCCCTTCTCAGagctgggcacacagtaggtgctcagtaaaaatcATCTGACTGATGGCTCAGCTTGTGGCTCGGTGGCCCCTGAAGCCAGGGTCCGTGAGAAACAGGAAGTGAAACATCTCATGAACACATGGGGCGCCTGACCGGGCGGGttcccaccctccttcctcaCCTGGAGGAGCCACAGGGCTGGGAAGAAAAACTGCAGCAGGCCCAAGGGGGAGCTGCGGCAGGAATCATCCCCCAGAGAGGAGCCCAGGGCTGGCACCTCCGGATGGGGAAGTCCTGAAGTCAACAGCAGACTGGCAGTGCCAAGATATcccaccccagcctggccccgACTTCCACTGCTGGCCCCGGCCCTGGGAGTGGGGCTGGCTCCTGGCCACACCCGGCCCAGGAGTCATACTGGAAGTTAACACCTGTTAAAATGCGAACACCTGTGCTCAGAAGGCAGgtggagaaaggggcaggggATGTGCCCCACAAATCTGCAGCTCTGGGACACTCTGAGCCGACCTGGAGCCGAGAGTCCCCCCAAGCCCTGCCTCGGCACAGTGATGGAGACCCCCAAATGCTTGGCGCCGACTGCAGATAGGGAGAGGCAGGCGCTTGGCGCTGAGGTCTTCAAGTCCCTTGAGCTAGGAGTTTGAGCCCTCCCAGCGCATCTTAATGGAACGTCAGCCAGAGCTAGGTCCAGTTCCTAGCTCGGTAATTGTGTGACCTTCACCAAGACACTTGATctctatgagcctcagtttcctcttctgtaaaaacTAGGACGATCCTGATCTCATACAGTAATTATGAAGATTGTAATAACAGCCACCACTAATTAAGTGCTCACTATATGCCTAGCATGGTTCTCATGTTTTACACGTGCTTTTATGATCCAcgtttttacagatgaggaaacaggttcaggaaggttaaataacttgcccaaggtcacaccatcAAAAAATGGAAGAGCCCAGATGCACACCCAGGCCATGagactccagagcccacaccaCTCCCCACCACCTGGGCTGTAAAATGGCATAGACACCGCACCTGGTACGGGGCCCGACACACCCCGGATCCCAGCATGTGACCTCCCCTCCAGCTCCCACAGTCTCACCCGCTGACCGACAAGTTTTCACAGGGCAGGACCTCTGCTCTGGAGCTGGAGATGGGGCAGGGGTTTGCATCGGTCCACTGCACTGTTCTCCCAACCCTGACCTaagggcagggcctgggtctCTTCTGTTTGCTGCTGCATACCTGGTGCCTAGAACAGGGCTGAGCACACAGCTGGTGCCCATTGCTTGCCAACCTTGACTGAGCACTCGATTTATGCCAGACACCATTCTAAACACCTTACAAGCATTGCTCTCGTTAAAGCTTTGCAGCAACCCCATGAGGTGGGTGTCATCACCGTCTCAGTTTTTAtggatgaggagacagaggcacagggagggtaAGTGACTTGTCCAGTGTCTCATGTAGCAAGTGAAAGAGCCAGGGTCACGCCATGGTGGAGGCTCTGCTGTTAACCACTACGGCATAATACTGCCTTttgcaataaatgtttgttgaatgaatgcgtGAATCCACCACAAATGT is from Zalophus californianus isolate mZalCal1 chromosome 4, mZalCal1.pri.v2, whole genome shotgun sequence and encodes:
- the LOC113909707 gene encoding rap1 GTPase-activating protein 1 isoform X9, producing the protein MIEKMQGSRMDEQRCSFPPPLKTEEDYIPYPSVHEVLGREGPFPLILLPQFGGYWIEGTNHEITSIPETEPLQSPTTKVKLECNPTARIYRKHFLGKEHFNYYSLDTALGHLVFSLKYDVIGDQEHLRLLLRTKCRTHHDVIPISCLTEFPNVVQMAKLVCEDVNVDRFYPVLYPKASRLIVTFDEHVISNNFKFGVIYQKLGQTSEEELFSTNEESPAFVEFLEFLGQKVKLQDFKGFRGGLDVTHGQTGTESVYCNFRNKEIMFHVSTKLPYTEGDAQQLQRKRHIGNDIVAVVFQDENTPFVPDMIASNFLHAYVVVQAEGGGPDGPLYKVSVTARDDVPFFGPPLPDPAVFRKGPEFQEFLLTKLINAEYACYKAEKFAKLEERTRAALLETLYEELHIHSQSMMGLGGDEDKMENGGGGGGFFESFKRVIRSRSQSMDAMGLSNKKPNTVSTSHSGSFAPNNPDLAKATGISLLIPGKSASRFGRRGSAIGIGTVEESLIVPGKSPTRKKSGPFGSRRSSAIGIENIQEVQEKRESPPAGQKTPDSGHASQEPKSENSSTQSSPEMPTTKNRAETAAQRAEVLKDFSRSSSSASSFASVVEEAEGVDADDTGLESVSSSGTPHKRDSFIYSTWLEDSVSTTSGGSSPGPSRSPHPDAGKSGDPACPEIKIQLEASEQHTPQLGC